One Micromonospora sp. WMMD812 genomic window carries:
- a CDS encoding C40 family peptidase — MPPHRHAPGRSARPGGLRRVAHRLLTLVAAAAVGAGMLALPAHAAPTVDEIEAQIDKQWEQLEPTIEQYNKVRAQLKVNRQKSANLQKKIEPLALQSELAMTRVGDLASRYYIDGPSQEIGALLVSAKPDTLTEQLTLLDRLARQERKEVEGVLKVRAKYDGEKQKLDALIATQVKQQNELAAKKKKIDAEIKRLEKLLPVTTVKTAACPTVNGVVSTAARTAIKTACGKVGKPYVWGATGPNSFDCSGLTQYAYKAAGISLTHFTGAQWNEGKAIPRSEARPGDLVFFFSDLHHVGLYLGNDQMVHAPRAGKPVQVASINNMPVAGFRRPG, encoded by the coding sequence ATGCCCCCCCATCGTCACGCACCGGGACGGTCTGCCCGTCCGGGTGGCCTGCGCCGGGTCGCCCACCGCCTGCTCACGCTGGTCGCCGCCGCGGCCGTCGGCGCCGGCATGCTGGCCCTGCCGGCGCACGCCGCACCCACGGTCGACGAGATCGAGGCGCAGATCGACAAGCAGTGGGAGCAGTTGGAGCCCACGATCGAGCAGTACAACAAGGTGCGGGCGCAGCTGAAGGTCAACCGTCAGAAGTCGGCGAACCTGCAGAAGAAGATCGAGCCGCTGGCGCTGCAGAGCGAGCTCGCGATGACCCGGGTCGGCGACCTCGCCTCCCGCTACTACATCGACGGCCCGTCCCAGGAGATCGGCGCGCTGCTGGTCAGCGCCAAGCCGGACACCCTGACCGAGCAGCTCACCCTCCTCGACCGCCTGGCCAGGCAGGAGCGCAAGGAGGTCGAGGGTGTGCTCAAGGTCCGCGCGAAGTACGACGGGGAGAAGCAGAAGCTGGACGCGCTGATCGCCACCCAGGTGAAGCAGCAGAACGAGCTGGCGGCGAAGAAGAAGAAGATCGACGCCGAGATCAAGCGGCTCGAGAAGTTGCTGCCGGTCACCACCGTCAAGACGGCGGCGTGCCCGACCGTCAACGGCGTGGTCAGCACGGCGGCCCGAACCGCCATCAAGACCGCCTGCGGCAAGGTCGGCAAGCCGTACGTCTGGGGGGCAACCGGCCCGAACTCGTTCGACTGCTCCGGCCTGACCCAGTACGCCTACAAGGCCGCGGGCATCTCCCTGACGCACTTCACCGGCGCCCAGTGGAACGAGGGCAAGGCGATCCCCCGCTCCGAGGCGCGCCCCGGTGACCTGGTCTTCTTCTTCAGCGACCTGCACCATGTGGGCCTCTACCTCGGCAACGACCAGATGGTGCACGCACCACGGGCCGGTAAACCGGTTCAGGTGGCGAGCATCAACAACATGCCGGTCGCCGGCTTCCGACGACCTGGCTGA
- a CDS encoding pyridoxamine 5'-phosphate oxidase family protein, whose protein sequence is MASWSEFAADEPRLADGIRVLLQQYGPGFGYLATVRADGGPRVHPVSPVITDEGLFCFIIDSPKRRDLERDGRYALHSFPPEESDDEAYVAGHARPVTDQARVARLAANAGAAPQVDWRLFEFTVDVAMLARRDSGSAGGPGEGRGRPAVQVWLDPHAADLPGPTPVVPQTRPARRDRQPAREAHRSAA, encoded by the coding sequence ATGGCTTCCTGGTCCGAATTCGCCGCTGACGAGCCCCGGCTCGCCGACGGGATCCGCGTTCTCCTGCAGCAGTACGGGCCGGGCTTCGGCTACCTGGCCACGGTCCGCGCCGACGGCGGGCCCCGGGTGCACCCGGTGTCGCCGGTGATCACCGATGAGGGGCTCTTTTGCTTCATCATCGACTCCCCGAAGCGGCGCGACCTGGAGCGCGACGGCCGCTACGCGCTGCACTCGTTCCCCCCGGAGGAGAGCGACGACGAGGCCTACGTGGCGGGGCACGCCCGGCCGGTGACCGACCAGGCCCGGGTGGCCCGCCTCGCGGCCAACGCCGGAGCCGCGCCGCAGGTCGACTGGCGGCTCTTCGAGTTCACCGTCGACGTGGCGATGCTGGCGCGCCGCGACTCGGGCAGCGCCGGCGGGCCGGGCGAGGGGCGCGGCCGCCCCGCCGTCCAGGTCTGGCTCGACCCGCACGCCGCCGACCTGCCGGGTCCGACGCCGGTGGTGCCGCAGACCCGTCCCGCCCGCCGTGACCGGCAACCGGCCCGCGAGGCCCACCGCTCGGCCGCCTGA
- a CDS encoding peptidoglycan recognition family protein, whose translation MPVSALTRSRRALLAAAVVAATAAPLGGGPATAAPPDERQRQYAEAAAEYGVPEAVLLGVSYLESRWDTHAGTPSTSGGYGPLHLTDAAHVASGPAGFHVDEHEDPRGDESRPLAVAPPAVRPASDAPPAAATRTLPAAATLTGASADELRSDPAANIRGGAALLAAYQRDLGGPVGAASDPAAWYGAVARYSGADTEETATAFADEVYDQIRSGASRRTDDGHQVTLAARAVNPDASGLHRLDLRRAERPDGLECPIGLGCEWIPAPYEKYGPGAGDYGNHDLGNRPAQQKIEYIVIHDTEGYYGPSVGLVQRADYLGWHYTLRSVDGHVAQHVKAKDVGWQAGNWYVNAKSIGIEHEGFAGHGTWYTEAMYRTSAKLVRYLALRFNIPLDRQHIIGHDNVPGTVASTVAGMHWDPGPYWDWSHYFDLLRAPFRSTGTARTGLVTIDPDFATHRPAFQGCNQQPPGVPTPPPPAEPCPLRGSSAVVLHSAPSHDAPLVNDLGKRPDGSPDTMYISDHGARASAGQTYAVAEVSGDWTAIWYLGQKAWFHNPASARTAKWATGFVVTPRPGRATIPVYGRAYPEQAAYPAGVPYQTISPLQYTFAAGQRYALGGIVPSEYYRAVTFDGSSPGDWTVVRGELRYAQIQFGHRIMYVNLDDVLVLPSPLGAPR comes from the coding sequence ATGCCTGTTTCAGCCCTGACGAGGAGCAGACGCGCCCTGCTCGCCGCCGCGGTGGTCGCCGCCACCGCCGCACCACTCGGCGGCGGCCCGGCCACCGCCGCGCCGCCCGACGAGCGCCAGCGGCAGTACGCCGAGGCGGCGGCCGAGTATGGCGTGCCGGAGGCCGTCCTGCTCGGCGTCTCCTACCTGGAGTCCCGCTGGGACACCCACGCCGGCACACCGAGTACCAGCGGCGGCTACGGTCCGTTGCACCTCACCGACGCCGCGCACGTCGCGTCCGGACCCGCCGGATTCCACGTCGACGAGCACGAGGACCCGCGCGGCGACGAGTCCCGCCCGCTCGCGGTCGCCCCGCCGGCCGTCCGGCCGGCGTCCGACGCCCCGCCGGCCGCAGCGACGCGGACCCTCCCGGCCGCCGCCACGCTCACCGGCGCCAGCGCCGACGAACTCCGCTCCGATCCGGCCGCCAACATCCGGGGTGGCGCCGCGCTGCTCGCCGCGTACCAGAGGGACCTGGGCGGCCCGGTCGGCGCGGCGAGCGACCCGGCGGCCTGGTACGGGGCGGTCGCCCGCTACTCCGGCGCCGACACGGAGGAGACCGCGACGGCCTTCGCCGACGAGGTGTACGACCAGATCCGCTCCGGCGCGAGCCGGCGCACCGACGACGGACACCAGGTGACCCTCGCCGCCCGGGCGGTCAACCCGGACGCGAGCGGACTGCACCGGCTCGACCTGCGCCGCGCCGAGCGGCCGGACGGACTGGAGTGCCCGATCGGCCTCGGCTGCGAGTGGATCCCGGCGCCGTACGAGAAGTACGGCCCCGGCGCCGGCGACTACGGAAACCACGACCTGGGCAACCGCCCAGCGCAGCAGAAGATCGAGTACATCGTCATCCACGACACCGAGGGCTACTACGGTCCGAGCGTCGGCCTGGTGCAGCGGGCCGACTACCTCGGCTGGCACTACACGTTGCGCTCGGTGGACGGGCACGTGGCCCAGCACGTCAAGGCCAAGGACGTCGGCTGGCAGGCCGGCAACTGGTACGTCAACGCCAAGTCCATCGGCATCGAGCACGAGGGCTTCGCCGGCCACGGCACCTGGTACACCGAGGCGATGTACCGCACCTCGGCCAAGCTGGTGCGGTACCTGGCGCTGCGGTTCAACATCCCGCTGGACCGGCAGCACATCATCGGGCACGACAACGTCCCCGGCACCGTGGCCTCCACGGTCGCCGGGATGCACTGGGACCCCGGTCCGTACTGGGACTGGTCGCACTACTTCGACCTGCTCCGGGCGCCCTTCCGCAGCACCGGCACGGCGCGTACCGGCCTGGTCACCATCGATCCGGACTTCGCCACCCACCGGCCCGCGTTCCAGGGCTGCAACCAGCAGCCGCCCGGCGTGCCGACCCCGCCGCCGCCGGCCGAGCCCTGCCCGCTGCGCGGCTCGTCCGCGGTTGTCCTGCACAGCGCGCCGAGCCACGACGCGCCGCTGGTCAACGACCTCGGCAAGCGACCGGACGGCTCGCCGGACACGATGTACATCTCCGACCACGGTGCCCGCGCCTCGGCCGGGCAGACGTACGCGGTGGCTGAGGTAAGTGGCGACTGGACGGCGATCTGGTACCTCGGCCAGAAGGCGTGGTTCCACAACCCCGCCTCCGCGCGGACCGCGAAGTGGGCCACCGGGTTCGTCGTGACGCCGAGGCCGGGGAGGGCCACCATCCCCGTCTACGGGCGGGCCTACCCGGAGCAGGCCGCCTACCCGGCCGGGGTGCCGTACCAGACGATCTCGCCGTTGCAGTACACCTTCGCCGCCGGGCAGCGGTACGCGCTGGGTGGGATCGTGCCGAGCGAGTACTACCGGGCGGTCACCTTCGACGGGTCGTCGCCGGGCGACTGGACCGTCGTCCGGGGTGAGCTGCGGTACGCCCAGATCCAGTTCGGCCACCGGATCATGTACGTCAACCTGGACGACGTCCTGGTCCTCCCGAGCCCGCTGGGCGCACCCCGATAA
- a CDS encoding NlpC/P60 family protein yields the protein MAHHAPRRPSERSATADPTTVASRPRWSRFTTALAALIGVAVVLTGSATAAHADPSVAEIERQIDEDWNKLEPVIEKHNATRIELAAKRRQADALAARIKPLQLQVDQAMDKVSALAVRAYKGENVSTINAVLGSRTPGEMVGQLEMLDRFAHNQQQDVQQVADLRDELARQKAPLDEMVAQLTRTEAQLAAKKKQINAEIDRLQKLRIKVYGNGGGGSLRPAPCPATYPGGAAGVAVKFACAQIGKPYVWGAEGPNSYDCSGLMLAAWAKAGVSLPHNAAQQSRVTKDVSRADLRPGDLVFYYSDIHHVGMYVGGGWVVHASQAGVPIKMKKVDDGPIHSYGRPG from the coding sequence GTGGCCCACCACGCCCCGCGGCGTCCGTCCGAACGGTCGGCGACAGCCGACCCGACGACGGTTGCGTCGCGTCCACGCTGGTCCCGCTTCACCACCGCCCTCGCCGCCCTGATCGGCGTCGCCGTCGTCCTGACCGGCAGCGCCACGGCGGCGCACGCCGACCCGTCGGTCGCGGAGATCGAGCGCCAGATCGACGAGGACTGGAACAAGCTCGAACCCGTCATCGAGAAGCACAACGCCACCCGCATCGAACTGGCCGCCAAGCGCAGGCAGGCCGACGCGCTTGCCGCTCGGATCAAGCCCCTGCAGCTCCAGGTCGACCAGGCCATGGACAAGGTCAGCGCCCTCGCGGTCCGGGCGTACAAGGGCGAGAACGTCTCCACCATCAACGCCGTGCTCGGCAGCCGGACCCCCGGCGAGATGGTCGGTCAGCTGGAGATGCTCGACCGGTTCGCCCACAACCAGCAGCAGGACGTGCAGCAGGTGGCCGACCTGCGCGACGAGCTGGCCCGGCAGAAGGCGCCACTGGACGAGATGGTCGCCCAGCTCACCCGCACCGAGGCCCAGCTGGCGGCGAAGAAGAAGCAGATCAACGCCGAGATCGACCGGCTGCAGAAGCTGCGGATCAAGGTGTACGGCAACGGCGGCGGCGGCTCCCTGCGGCCCGCGCCCTGCCCGGCCACCTACCCGGGCGGCGCGGCGGGGGTGGCGGTCAAGTTCGCCTGCGCCCAGATCGGCAAGCCCTACGTCTGGGGCGCCGAGGGCCCGAACTCGTACGACTGCTCGGGTCTGATGCTCGCCGCCTGGGCCAAGGCCGGGGTCTCCCTGCCCCACAACGCGGCGCAGCAGAGCCGGGTGACGAAGGACGTCAGCCGCGCCGATCTGCGCCCCGGTGACCTGGTCTTCTACTACAGCGACATCCACCACGTCGGCATGTACGTCGGCGGCGGCTGGGTGGTGCACGCCTCGCAGGCCGGCGTGCCGATCAAGATGAAGAAGGTCGACGACGGTCCGATCCACAGCTACGGCCGGCCCGGCTGA
- the dcd gene encoding dCTP deaminase: MLLSDRDLVSEIKAGTLGLDPFEPTLVQPSSIDVRLDRLFRVFNNHLYTHIDPAVQQDDLTSVVEVPDGEPFVLHPGEFVLASTLEVISLGDQLAGRLEGKSSLGRLGLLTHSTAGFIDPGFSGHVTLELSNVANLPITLWPGMKIGQLCIFRLSSPAEHPYGSAVYGSRYQGQRGPTPSRSWQSWRTWPTR, encoded by the coding sequence ATGCTGCTCTCCGACCGCGACCTGGTCTCCGAGATCAAGGCCGGCACGCTCGGGCTGGATCCGTTCGAGCCCACCCTGGTGCAGCCGTCGAGCATCGACGTACGTCTGGACCGGCTCTTCCGGGTGTTCAACAACCACCTCTACACGCACATCGACCCGGCCGTACAGCAGGACGACCTGACCTCGGTGGTCGAGGTGCCGGACGGGGAGCCGTTCGTGCTGCACCCCGGGGAGTTCGTGCTCGCCTCGACGCTCGAGGTGATCTCGCTCGGTGACCAGCTCGCCGGCCGGCTCGAGGGCAAGTCGAGTCTCGGCCGACTCGGTCTGCTCACCCACTCGACCGCCGGCTTCATTGACCCGGGCTTCTCCGGCCACGTGACGCTGGAGCTGTCGAACGTGGCGAACCTGCCGATCACGCTCTGGCCGGGCATGAAGATCGGCCAGCTCTGCATCTTCCGGCTCTCGTCGCCGGCCGAGCACCCGTACGGCTCGGCCGTCTACGGCTCGCGCTACCAGGGCCAGCGCGGCCCGACCCCGAGCCGGTCCTGGCAGAGTTGGCGCACCTGGCCGACCCGCTGA
- a CDS encoding LPXTG cell wall anchor domain-containing protein, whose amino-acid sequence MRWKIPAGVLMALAFLIPAAPAVAQTESPGLNEACQTVERKVYKDIRELVTIDLDTATDVEVRVLAAQILAAANADSLPVLPRVLQERLDGTADDLRAFLKADAQKAWSTDLRITVVRTLTDAGANVKAAAQKVLDDGAIDTYLAYLNNGLYDARALDCASQPTPTPSATPSATTTAAPTPVSSASPGAPGGEGGGLPVTGAGTATVAGIGGVLLLLGGAGYLIGRRRRSRFVA is encoded by the coding sequence ATGCGATGGAAGATTCCGGCCGGCGTCCTCATGGCGCTGGCCTTTTTGATTCCGGCGGCACCGGCGGTGGCTCAAACCGAGTCGCCCGGGCTCAATGAGGCCTGCCAAACGGTCGAGCGCAAGGTGTACAAGGATATCCGCGAGCTTGTCACCATCGACCTGGATACCGCCACGGATGTAGAAGTGCGCGTGTTGGCCGCCCAGATCCTGGCTGCGGCAAACGCCGACTCGTTGCCCGTTCTGCCTCGCGTGCTACAGGAGCGATTGGACGGCACCGCGGATGATCTGCGCGCATTCCTCAAGGCGGATGCGCAGAAGGCCTGGTCAACGGATCTGCGAATCACGGTGGTCCGGACGTTGACGGACGCTGGCGCCAACGTGAAGGCGGCCGCGCAAAAGGTGCTCGACGACGGGGCCATCGATACCTACCTGGCTTACCTGAACAACGGCCTGTACGACGCGCGTGCGCTTGACTGCGCGTCTCAGCCCACACCGACGCCGAGCGCCACGCCCAGCGCCACGACGACCGCTGCACCGACCCCTGTTTCCTCCGCCAGCCCGGGCGCTCCCGGCGGCGAGGGCGGTGGGCTGCCCGTGACCGGCGCCGGCACCGCGACCGTGGCCGGCATTGGCGGTGTGCTTCTGCTCCTCGGTGGCGCGGGCTACCTGATCGGACGCCGGCGCCGTTCCCGCTTCGTGGCATAG